From the Selenomonas sp. oral taxon 920 genome, the window AACTGCTGAGTGAACGGAGTCTGATCGACCTCTCCGAGGAGAAGGACGGCGCTTCCTCCATACAGGTCGTTCCAACGGGCAACGATCTCTACCACTTCATCCATGAACTCGGTGTCGATCCGACTTACTACCTCGAGGAAGAGCGTGAGAAGGATCGGGCGGCAGGGATTGTCCCCTCGGGTGTATCTGCACCGCCGCGTATGCGCACAAGATAACGTCACAAAAAAACCGGACGATCCTGTCCGGTTTTTTTGTGACGTTATCTTGCCTCTAAAATCTTTGCTGCCATATCCTCCACCGTTGTGCAGTTTCCTACAAGGTAGCCCGCCGCGGTAAGCTTCTGTCCAAGGCGCAGAAGATGCGGTGCGGCAAGAGAAGCACGCACAAGAAGATCGTCACGCTGAAACAGCACGTGCGGCGCGCCCTCTCCAATGACCTGTCCGCCCGCGAGGATCACCATATGATCTGCGACGCGCAGAATGTCCTCCATACTGTGCGATACGAGGACAATACTGACGCCGCGCTCGCGGTGAAGCATTGTAAGCATGGATAGGAGCGTCTCGCGTCCGCGCGGGTCGAGCCCCGCTGCCGGCTCATCGAGAACGAGGTAACGCGGTGCCAGCGCAAGCACGCCTGCAATCGCCGCACGTCTGCGCTCTCCGCCCGAGAGTGCAAATGGCGAACGATCACGGTAGCTCTCAGGCAGGCGGACGAGCTCCATCGCCTCGCGCACACGCGCCTCGACTTCCGCATCCGTCAATCCTTGATTGCGCGGACCGAAGGCAATGTCTTCATACACCGACTCCTCGAAGAGCTGATGTTCTGGATATTGAAAGACCATGCCGATGCGGAAGCGTGCCGTCCGCGCCGCCTCCTTTTCCTTTTTCGTTTTGCCGTG encodes:
- a CDS encoding energy-coupling factor transporter ATPase, producing the protein MSIEIESLSYTYMEKTPLSHTALHGVTLTIASGSFTAIAGETGAGKSTLMQLIGGLLIPTAGQILVDGVSLHGKTKKEKEAARTARFRIGMVFQYPEHQLFEESVYEDIAFGPRNQGLTDAEVEARVREAMELVRLPESYRDRSPFALSGGERRRAAIAGVLALAPRYLVLDEPAAGLDPRGRETLLSMLTMLHRERGVSIVLVSHSMEDILRVADHMVILAGGQVIGEGAPHVLFQRDDLLVRASLAAPHLLRLGQKLTAAGYLVGNCTTVEDMAAKILEAR